One Fusobacterium ulcerans DNA segment encodes these proteins:
- a CDS encoding DUF1846 domain-containing protein has translation MKIGFDHNKYLEEQSKYILERVNNFDKLYLEFGGKLLFDLHAKRVLPGFDENAKIKLLHRLKEKVEIVICVYSGDIERNKIRGDFGITYDMDVFRLIDDLREYQLAVNSVVITRYDDQPATTLFINKLERRGIKVYKHRSTKGYPTDIDTIVSDEGYGKNPYIETTKPIVVVTAPGPGSGKLATCLSQLYHEYRRGTFAGYSKFETFPVWNVPLKHPLNIAYEAATVDLKDVNMIDPFHLEAYGETAVNYNRDIEAFPLLKRIIEKITGKESMYKSPTDMGVNRVGYGIIDDEVVKEASKQEIIRRYFKTGCEYKKGYVDKETFQRTQMIMESLNLKEEDRKVVSVARERLAKLKTEHNDKNGICSAIALELSDGTIVTGKKSALMDAASAAILNAIKHFANINDEILLISPVILEPIINLKSKTFKSKNIALDCEEILIALSISAATNPMAQVAMDKIHMLTGAQAHSTNILGRNDEQTLRKLGIDLTCDQVFPTENLYYNI, from the coding sequence ATGAAGATAGGATTTGATCATAACAAATATCTTGAAGAACAGTCAAAATATATTCTTGAAAGAGTAAATAATTTCGATAAATTATACCTTGAGTTTGGAGGAAAACTTTTGTTTGACCTTCATGCTAAAAGAGTTCTTCCTGGTTTTGATGAAAATGCCAAAATAAAACTATTGCACAGATTAAAAGAAAAAGTAGAAATTGTTATCTGTGTATACTCTGGAGATATAGAGAGAAACAAAATCAGAGGAGACTTTGGAATTACTTATGATATGGATGTCTTCAGATTGATAGATGATCTTAGAGAGTATCAATTAGCAGTAAACAGTGTAGTTATTACAAGATATGATGATCAGCCTGCTACAACTCTATTTATCAATAAATTAGAGCGTAGAGGTATCAAAGTATATAAACACAGATCAACTAAAGGATATCCTACAGATATAGATACTATTGTTAGTGATGAAGGTTATGGAAAAAATCCTTATATAGAAACAACTAAACCTATAGTTGTTGTAACTGCTCCTGGACCTGGAAGTGGAAAGCTTGCCACTTGCCTAAGTCAGTTATACCATGAATACAGAAGAGGAACTTTTGCAGGATACTCAAAATTTGAAACTTTCCCAGTATGGAATGTACCTCTTAAACACCCATTAAACATTGCATATGAAGCTGCTACTGTAGATCTTAAAGATGTAAATATGATTGATCCTTTCCATTTGGAAGCTTATGGAGAAACAGCAGTAAACTACAATCGTGATATTGAAGCTTTTCCTTTGTTAAAAAGAATAATAGAAAAAATAACAGGAAAAGAATCTATGTATAAATCTCCTACAGATATGGGAGTAAACAGAGTAGGTTATGGAATAATTGATGATGAAGTTGTAAAAGAAGCCTCTAAGCAGGAAATAATAAGAAGATATTTTAAAACTGGATGTGAATATAAAAAAGGTTATGTAGATAAAGAGACTTTCCAAAGAACACAAATGATAATGGAATCTCTAAATTTAAAAGAGGAAGACAGAAAAGTTGTATCTGTTGCCAGAGAAAGATTAGCTAAATTAAAAACAGAGCACAATGATAAAAATGGTATCTGTTCTGCTATTGCTTTAGAACTTTCTGATGGAACTATTGTTACTGGAAAGAAATCAGCCTTAATGGATGCTGCTTCTGCTGCTATCCTTAATGCTATTAAACATTTTGCAAATATAAATGATGAGATACTTCTTATCTCTCCAGTTATACTTGAGCCAATTATCAATCTAAAATCTAAAACATTCAAAAGCAAAAATATAGCTCTTGACTGTGAAGAAATATTAATAGCTCTAAGTATCTCTGCTGCAACTAATCCTATGGCTCAGGTAGCTATGGATAAAATACATATGCTCACAGGAGCTCAAGCTCACAGTACTAATATTCTTGGAAGAAATGATGAACAAACTCTAAGAAAATTAGGTATTGATCTTACTTGTGATCAAGTATTCCCAACTGAAAATCTTTATTATAATATTTAG
- a CDS encoding MarC family protein has product MNIYGIFTETLMLIAVLNPFGNVPLFVGMTANMEKETRDKLFKTIAVTGFFIMWLFSLVGEFLMTNFYKIDMKELKMAGGMILVVMAFRNLIFSSGKQNTPLEEISPEDQIKRAVIPMAFPMMVGPGSLTTVLILKAEKGVMMTSFSILIAFIFIYITFIIGNYLEKIVGTLVLYILSRVMQIFIMSIGIRIFFSGLMGILQAHLAL; this is encoded by the coding sequence ATGAATATTTATGGGATATTTACTGAAACTTTAATGCTTATAGCAGTGCTCAATCCATTTGGAAATGTTCCTCTTTTTGTAGGAATGACGGCAAATATGGAAAAAGAAACAAGGGATAAACTTTTTAAAACTATTGCTGTAACAGGATTTTTTATAATGTGGCTGTTCAGTCTGGTAGGGGAATTTTTAATGACAAATTTCTATAAAATAGATATGAAAGAATTGAAAATGGCAGGAGGAATGATTCTTGTTGTAATGGCTTTTAGAAATTTGATCTTTTCATCAGGTAAACAAAATACCCCCCTTGAAGAAATTTCACCAGAAGATCAGATAAAAAGAGCTGTAATACCAATGGCTTTTCCTATGATGGTAGGTCCTGGAAGTCTGACGACTGTCCTTATACTTAAAGCAGAAAAAGGGGTTATGATGACAAGCTTTTCAATTTTAATAGCTTTTATATTTATATATATTACTTTTATTATTGGAAATTATCTGGAGAAAATAGTTGGAACTCTTGTCCTATATATACTTTCTAGGGTGATGCAGATATTTATTATGTCTATAGGAATAAGAATATTTTTCAGTGGGCTTATGGGAATATTACAAGCTCATCTGGCTTTGTAA
- a CDS encoding YcxB family protein — MEFKNKYIYTQQMFREFVKYCKYRYLHGGIVFLTIMTVFCLAIANKFGVADAKFVICMIGMIVLLALINFLYTLESEIIYKNSLEEKGLLETEVDFTDRITVKIGENKEYFDYEDITSLYNLKGICILMIGKTNGIILKKNGFYSGDYVDFLHFIRMKCSEVKKLGTIL; from the coding sequence ATGGAATTTAAAAATAAATATATTTATACCCAGCAGATGTTTAGAGAGTTTGTAAAATACTGTAAATATAGATATTTACATGGTGGAATTGTATTTCTTACTATAATGACTGTATTTTGTCTGGCTATAGCTAATAAATTTGGAGTAGCAGATGCAAAATTTGTTATCTGTATGATTGGAATGATTGTACTTCTTGCTTTGATAAATTTCCTCTATACTTTAGAGAGTGAGATAATATATAAAAATTCATTAGAAGAAAAAGGACTTTTAGAAACAGAGGTAGATTTTACAGACAGAATAACAGTAAAAATTGGTGAAAATAAAGAATACTTTGATTATGAAGATATAACTTCTCTATACAACCTTAAAGGTATTTGTATTTTGATGATTGGAAAAACAAATGGAATTATATTAAAGAAAAATGGATTTTATTCAGGTGATTATGTAGATTTTTTACATTTTATTAGAATGAAATGCAGTGAAGTGAAAAAACTAGGAACAATTTTATAG
- a CDS encoding P1 family peptidase: MGIENFNIKIGEFPSGKNNLITDVEGIKVGHTTLDEEKIKTGVTALIPHGGNIFREKLMCSSYVINGFGKSCGLVQIDELGTLETPIILTNTLSVGTASTALIRYMLENNEDIGKTTGTVNPVICECNDGFLNDIRGLHIKEEHIFQAIENAHIKFQEGNVGAGTGMSCYQLKGGIGSASRVIKLDDEEYIIGALVLSNCGLKKDLMVDGKKIGEKIISLENEEELEKGSIIIIVATDIPLSERQLKRISKRVPVSLARTGSHIGNGSGDIVITFTTANKINHYEEKDIVNMKMINENKIDTIFRAVIETVEESILSSLLHSTATTGRDGNTRESLNKYIDFILK, translated from the coding sequence ATGGGAATAGAAAATTTTAATATAAAAATAGGAGAATTTCCTTCTGGAAAAAATAATCTGATAACTGATGTAGAGGGAATAAAAGTCGGACACACTACTTTAGATGAAGAAAAAATAAAAACAGGAGTTACTGCTCTGATTCCCCATGGTGGAAATATATTCAGAGAAAAGCTTATGTGCTCTTCTTATGTAATAAACGGCTTTGGAAAAAGCTGCGGTCTGGTACAGATTGATGAACTTGGAACTCTGGAAACTCCCATTATTCTCACTAATACTTTGAGTGTTGGAACTGCTTCCACTGCACTTATCAGATATATGCTTGAAAATAATGAAGATATAGGAAAAACTACTGGAACTGTAAATCCTGTTATCTGTGAATGTAATGATGGTTTTCTGAATGATATAAGAGGACTTCATATAAAAGAGGAACATATTTTTCAAGCTATTGAAAATGCTCATATAAAATTTCAAGAAGGAAATGTAGGGGCTGGAACAGGAATGAGTTGTTACCAGTTAAAAGGTGGTATTGGTTCAGCTTCAAGAGTAATAAAATTAGATGATGAAGAATACATAATTGGCGCTCTGGTTCTTTCCAACTGCGGTTTAAAAAAAGATCTTATGGTAGATGGAAAGAAAATAGGAGAAAAGATTATCTCTTTAGAGAATGAAGAGGAGTTGGAAAAGGGATCTATTATAATTATAGTTGCCACTGATATCCCTTTAAGTGAAAGACAATTAAAAAGAATTTCTAAAAGAGTTCCTGTTTCTCTTGCTAGAACTGGTTCACATATTGGAAACGGAAGCGGTGATATTGTTATTACTTTTACCACTGCAAATAAAATTAATCATTATGAAGAAAAAGATATTGTAAATATGAAAATGATCAATGAAAATAAAATAGACACTATCTTCAGAGCTGTCATTGAAACTGTGGAGGAATCCATTCTGAGTTCTCTCCTTCATAGTACTGCAACAACTGGCAGAGATGGGAATACAAGGGAATCATTAAATAAATATATTGATTTTATACTCAAATAA
- a CDS encoding MATE family efflux transporter, with amino-acid sequence MLLFYILFKTKKIKFVKLKFSFKELLKISKVGFAEFLAEVSTGIAIFVFNIIILRELGEKGVSAFGIIGYISSFVVMTMIGFSQGIQPIVSFNLGAKKYANVIKTLKISLLMIIATGVVFYGSINFFSNKIISTFLNDTETFKMTKYALAAYSFAYIITGLNIVTAGYFTAVKKVKISTIITILRGVVLIIVFLEILPKIFGTAGIWWSVPAAELVTLASSIYFIKKYIHKYEALRV; translated from the coding sequence ATGCTTCTTTTTTACATACTATTTAAAACTAAAAAAATAAAATTTGTAAAATTAAAATTCTCATTTAAAGAGTTATTGAAAATTTCCAAGGTAGGTTTTGCTGAATTTCTAGCAGAAGTTTCTACTGGTATTGCTATTTTTGTTTTTAATATTATTATTCTGAGAGAATTAGGAGAAAAGGGAGTATCCGCTTTTGGTATAATTGGATATATCTCATCCTTTGTTGTTATGACTATGATAGGATTCAGTCAAGGAATACAGCCTATTGTCAGTTTTAATCTAGGAGCAAAGAAATATGCCAATGTAATAAAAACATTAAAAATAAGTCTTTTGATGATAATTGCCACTGGAGTTGTTTTTTATGGAAGTATCAATTTCTTCTCCAATAAAATAATTTCTACTTTCTTAAATGATACTGAAACATTTAAGATGACTAAATACGCTCTTGCAGCTTACAGTTTTGCCTATATAATTACTGGACTGAATATAGTTACAGCTGGATATTTTACCGCTGTAAAAAAAGTTAAAATATCTACTATAATAACTATTTTAAGGGGAGTTGTTCTTATAATTGTCTTCCTTGAAATTCTTCCTAAAATATTTGGTACAGCAGGTATTTGGTGGTCTGTTCCTGCTGCTGAATTAGTAACCCTTGCTTCATCAATATACTTCATAAAAAAATATATCCATAAATATGAAGCTCTTAGAGTGTAA
- a CDS encoding cation:proton antiporter has product MLTSLAFIFLLGLILGALFTKLKLPALLGMILTGIILGPYALNLLDNSILSISPSLRQLALVIILTRAGLAMNIEDLKRAGRPALLMCFLPALFEITGTVLIAPKLLGITVLEAAIIGSVIAAVSPAVVVPRMLKLIEEKRGTGKSIPQLIMAGASVDDVFVIVLFTSFLGFEKGGGLSAVKLVYVPVSIIVGIITGLIVGYILVKFFKKFHMRDSVKVVILLSMSFLLLELEKRIGEKVPFSALIAVMSIGIGILKNYDVLAKRLSAKFSKLWVAAEILLFVLVGATVDIKYAVAAGLLAVILILGVLIFRMAGVFCCLLGSRLNTKERAFTMMAYTPKATVQAAIGGIPLAMGFACGELTLTVAVLSILITAPLGAFAIDYSYKKLLKKE; this is encoded by the coding sequence ATGTTAACAAGTCTGGCATTTATATTTTTATTGGGATTAATATTAGGGGCTTTATTTACCAAGCTGAAGCTTCCAGCTCTTTTAGGAATGATATTAACTGGAATAATATTAGGACCGTATGCTTTAAATCTTTTGGACAATTCAATACTTTCAATATCTCCAAGCCTTAGACAGCTAGCTCTGGTTATAATACTTACAAGAGCAGGGCTGGCAATGAATATAGAAGATCTGAAGAGGGCAGGGAGACCAGCTCTTCTTATGTGTTTTTTACCAGCACTCTTTGAGATAACAGGAACAGTACTTATAGCTCCTAAACTTTTAGGAATAACAGTATTGGAAGCTGCCATAATAGGAAGCGTAATAGCAGCAGTCTCTCCAGCAGTTGTAGTTCCCAGAATGCTGAAATTAATAGAGGAAAAAAGGGGAACAGGAAAAAGTATACCTCAGCTTATAATGGCAGGAGCTTCTGTAGATGATGTATTTGTTATTGTATTATTTACTTCATTTTTGGGATTTGAAAAAGGAGGAGGACTGTCAGCAGTAAAACTGGTATATGTCCCTGTTTCAATAATAGTTGGAATAATAACTGGTTTGATTGTGGGATATATTTTAGTGAAATTTTTTAAAAAGTTTCATATGAGAGATTCTGTGAAAGTAGTTATTTTGTTGAGTATGTCATTTTTACTTCTTGAACTTGAAAAAAGAATAGGAGAAAAGGTTCCTTTCTCTGCCTTGATAGCAGTTATGAGTATAGGAATAGGTATTTTGAAAAACTATGATGTTCTTGCTAAAAGGCTTTCAGCAAAGTTTTCAAAACTATGGGTGGCTGCGGAGATACTTCTTTTTGTATTAGTCGGAGCAACTGTGGATATAAAATATGCTGTTGCAGCAGGATTACTGGCTGTGATATTGATACTGGGAGTACTGATATTCAGAATGGCAGGAGTTTTCTGCTGTCTGCTAGGAAGCAGACTCAATACAAAAGAAAGAGCTTTTACAATGATGGCATATACTCCAAAGGCTACAGTACAGGCAGCTATTGGAGGAATACCTCTGGCTATGGGGTTTGCTTGTGGAGAGCTCACTTTGACAGTTGCAGTTCTTTCTATATTAATAACTGCTCCATTGGGGGCATTTGCAATAGATTATAGTTATAAAAAACTTTTAAAGAAAGAGTAA
- a CDS encoding HAD family hydrolase — protein MVKLIITDMDGTLLDDNNNINEEFWNIEKELNKKGIIFAAASGRQYYNLLHRFSPIKDDMLFIAENGTYVMYKNEELYINTIPKEEAVELINASRGIKETRVVLCGKKSAYIEPGNEKFMNEVNKYYTELKIVDDLTKVDDDILKLAVCDFIGSEENSYTHYKKFEERYKVVISGKIWLDLMMPDANKGKAVEMIQKKLGISYDETMVFGDYLNDLEMMSTGKYSFAMKNAHPLLKEHCNFTAESNNDNGVIKAIKKYVL, from the coding sequence ATGGTAAAACTGATTATTACAGATATGGATGGAACTTTGCTCGATGATAACAATAATATAAATGAAGAGTTCTGGAATATTGAAAAAGAACTTAATAAGAAAGGGATCATCTTTGCTGCTGCAAGTGGAAGACAGTACTACAATCTTCTTCACAGATTTTCTCCTATTAAAGATGATATGCTTTTTATAGCTGAAAATGGTACTTATGTTATGTATAAAAATGAAGAGTTGTACATAAATACTATTCCTAAAGAGGAAGCTGTTGAACTTATAAATGCTTCCAGAGGAATAAAAGAAACACGTGTAGTTCTATGTGGAAAAAAATCTGCATATATAGAGCCTGGAAATGAAAAATTTATGAATGAAGTTAATAAGTACTATACTGAATTAAAAATAGTTGATGATCTTACTAAAGTAGATGATGATATTTTAAAATTAGCTGTATGTGATTTCATTGGTTCAGAAGAAAACAGCTATACTCATTATAAAAAATTTGAAGAAAGATATAAAGTAGTTATTTCAGGAAAAATATGGCTGGATTTAATGATGCCTGATGCTAACAAGGGAAAAGCAGTAGAAATGATTCAGAAAAAACTTGGAATATCATATGATGAAACAATGGTATTTGGAGACTATTTAAATGATTTAGAAATGATGTCTACAGGAAAATACAGTTTTGCCATGAAAAATGCTCATCCTCTTCTGAAAGAGCACTGCAATTTTACAGCTGAGAGCAATAATGATAATGGAGTAATAAAAGCTATAAAAAAATATGTTTTATAA